CCGGCAGATAACCTACGAACTGAAAGTTCTGTCCGTTCATGCCGGAGGCCATCAGGGCAAGCAGCATGGAATTGGGTCCCACCATGGGAATAACCTGTGCATCAATAGCATGTGCCACCTGTACAACACGATGACCAGGATCGGCAATGGCAGGACATCCTGCTTCGCTGATGACGCCGATATCTTTACCAGACAGTAATATCTGTTTGGCAAGTGACGTATCTGGTGACTGGTGTTCTGACATCAGCAGCAACTGCAACTCATCGATGTTGATGCTTCTGTCCAGCGCTTTCAGATATCTTCTGGCCGTACGTTCATTCTCCACAAAAAATACGCTGATCTGTTTTACCACCGGTGTGATATAGGCCGGTATGGTATGCAGCGTGTCTGCACTAAGTACAGTTGGTATCAGGTATACCTTACCAGGTTGCGCCATGCAATAATCGTTTGTCAGATAAGTGAATAGTAGCTGCAATTACAGCATAGGAGGGCGCAAGCACCCATCCCAGTATCGGAATGAACATGAGGATATAAAACACCATCCCATTACCCAGTGCAATGCCTCTGTGTTCCTTGATAAAGCGGATACTTTGTTTTGTGCTCATACGATGCCTTTCACAGCTGTAATCGACCATGGAGAATCCGTAGAAATAGCATTCAATGAAGAAGGCAAATAATGGAGTGATCCAGCCTACGATCGGAATGAAAGAGAGTATGATCAGGAATATCACGCAGATGGTCTGATACAGCATATTCCGCAGGGAGATAACGATACCGCGTCCCATGTCTTTGATGAA
The DNA window shown above is from Chitinophaga agri and carries:
- a CDS encoding SAM-dependent methyltransferase, with the translated sequence MAQPGKVYLIPTVLSADTLHTIPAYITPVVKQISVFFVENERTARRYLKALDRSINIDELQLLLMSEHQSPDTSLAKQILLSGKDIGVISEAGCPAIADPGHRVVQVAHAIDAQVIPMVGPNSMLLALMASGMNGQNFQFVGYLPVKPPERVKAIRDLEMQSLKKRQTQLFIETPYRNNHVFKDILNNCKDDTQVCVAADITGPEEFIRTKTVKEWKQQIPELHKKPAIFLLMAQGGS